Below is a genomic region from Streptomyces roseoviridis.
CAGGGCGAAGTCCAGGAGGACGGCGGCGGCCCGGAGGGGGTCCTCGCACTCGGCGGCGGCCACGCTCGCGCGGTGGAGCTGGCTCCAGCGGAACCGCAGCCGGTCGGCGCCCTGTTCCGCGAGGCGGGCCTCGGTGACGTCCTGGAAGAGCCAGCCGACGCCCAGCGGGACCGGCTCGGGCCCCTCGGCGAGCGGGGAGGCCAGCCGGACGAAGCCGCACCGCCAGCAGCGGCGGCGTTCGCCGCGGGCGTCGCGCAGGGTCACCCACACGTCGGCCGGAGCGGGCGGCGAGCCCGCCGCCAGGACGTGGCGGAGGGCGCCCTCGAGCTCTTCCACGCCCTGGGTGACGAGTTCGCCGAGGGGGCGGCCGAGCAGGGAGCCGCGGGAGGCGCCGAGGGCGCGGGCGGCGTAGCCGTTGACGACGGCGGGGCGCAGGTCGACGTCGACGACGACGACGCCCCAGGCGGCGTCCGCGAGCAGCGCCTCGCTCAGTCCGAGGGACCGTTCCAGGTCGATCTGGACGTGCACCTCGCTGAACGCGCAGTACACCCCGGCCGGTTGCCCGTCGGCACCGCGCACGCCCGCGGTCTGCGTGCGGACGAGGACCCGTCCGCCGTCCTTGCGCAGCAGCGCGAACTCGTGGACCCGGCGGCCGGGCGCGGTCATCGCGCGCAGCAACCGCTCCAGGATCTCCTCGGCGTCGGCGCTGCGGGCCGCCCAGCCGTCGAAGCCGCGCCGTCCGACGGCCTCGCGCGCGCTCCAGCCGAGGATCCGTTCGGCCTCCCGGTTCCAGTGGGTGACGGTCCCGGACGCGTCGAGCGCGCAGAGCGCCGCGTCCATGCCGTCCAGCAGGGCGGCGAGCAGATCCGCCCCGGGCACCCCGGGAACCCTCGCCGTGTCGGCCGTGTCACTCGCAGAACCACTCATGCGGGCACCCCCCGGGCCTCATTCAACTGGAACGTGACCCAGGACACAGCCCTTTCGGCGAAACCGATACGCGGTGGACACGAGGGGGACGCGCGCCGAAGCGGAGGTGACGCGGCGGCGCCGGCCCGGCCCCGGTCCTCAGTCGTGGACGCGGACGATGCCCCGCTCCGCGAACGGCGCGTAGTACTCGGTGAACAGCCTGCCCACCAGCTCGCCCCGGCTGGAGACGCCGACCTTCTCGAAGATGCCCTTGATGTAGTCGCGGACGGTGTGCGGCGACAGGTGGAGCTGCTCGGCGATCTTCCCGGTGGGCAGCCCGCGCGCGATGCACTGGGTCACCTCGGTCTCCCGGTCGGTCAGTTCGAAGGCGTCCACGATCAGCGGCACGATCTCGGAGGTCTTCGCCGGCTCGATCACCACGGCCGACGGGCCGAGGCCGCCGTCCGCCTCGCGCAGGCACGAGGCGTGGCACACCAGCCAGTGGCCGCTGCGGGTGCGCACCCGGACGCGGGCGTGGCCGCGGTCGCGGTCCTGGGAGATGGCGCGGGCCTTGAGCGCGGTGGCCTGCACCCAGGCGGGCACGCGGAGTCCCGCGGTGGTGACGGCGGGGCCCTCGGGCAGGTCGGCGAGATGGGCACGGGCGTCGTCGTTGGCGGACAGCAGGGCGCCGGAGGCGTCGAAGAGCAGCAGGCCCGGCCCGTGCCGGCCGTCGGGCAGGGGCTGGGGGGCGGTGCCGGCGAAGGAGCGCAGCCGGCGGGCGAGCGGGGTGACCAGGCCCTCGATCAGCCGGGTCTCGGCGGCGCCGAACGCGGGCCGGCCCTGCGCGCGGAAGAGGCTGATGTGACCGTGCGGGCGGCCGCCGACGCGCAGCACGGCCCGTAACTCGTCCCTCAGGCCACGGGGTTTCATGAAGGAGTGGTAGAGGCTGCTGCGGGCCGGCAGGTCTCCGGTGGCCTCGCGCAGTCCGGCGACGGGCACCCTGGCCTGGGCCAGGTCGCGGAAGAGGTTGACGTTCTCGGTGAAGAGCTCGGTCTCCCAGTAGACGGCGCAGCCGTGCTCGTCGAGGTTCTCGGCGCGGATGGGGGCGGCCATCATCCCGGTCTCCGGGTCCGTGACGCGCCAGACGGCGGCGTCGTACGGGATGAGCCGGCGCACGTGGTGCGACACCTCGGCGAACATGCCGAGCGCGTCGCCGCTCTTCGCGGCCCGCGCGAGCAGTTCGGCACGGCCGATCTCGATTCGGGAAACACGGTCACTGGTCACCCCTTGATCCTGACAGTTGGACGGCGGAGCGCCAACCCCTCACTTGAGGGGTACGAAAAAAAGGGGTGGAGGAACCGGTCACCCGAGCCGGCCGTCGCGTCAACCATTTGAAGAACGGCGCCCGGTCGCCACAACCCCCTCGAATGCGGGGATGAAACAGTGCGCGGCGCACGGGAGAATTCCCAAACTTTTCGGACGGCACTTTCCGGCAGACGGTGGGAAACGCGTATGCGAGTGGGCATCATCGGCGCGGGTGCGATGGGCAGGGCGATGGCACGCCGGGCGGCGCTCGCCGGAGCGGTCGTCCTCCTCGCCGACCGCGGCGCCGGCCACGCCGCCGGCCGGGCGCACCGGGTGGCCCGGGAGGCGGTGGCCGGAACCCCGGGGGTCGTGGAGGCCGTGACGCCCCGCGCCGCGCTCCGGCCGGGCCTGGTGATCCTCGCCCTCGACCGGGCCGATTCCCTGGAGTTCCTGCGTCGTCACCGCCGTACGCTGACCGGAAAGGTGCTCGTCGAGGTGACCGTCCCCCGTGCCGAACCGCGCGGCACGCAGATGCGCGAACTGATGGCCGCCGTGCCGGGTGCCCGCTGGGTGCGGGCCTGCGCCGCCGGGGACGCCGAGTCGATCTACCGGGGGCTGATCGACGGTCATCCCGTCGACGTGTTCGTGGCCGCCGACGACGATCCGGCCAAGATTCGGGTGATCGAGCTCGTCGACCGGTCCGGTCTGCGCGCCCTCGACGCGGGGCGGCTCGACCGGGCGGGGGTTCTCGACGAATTGACATCTCTGGGTAGGGAAATCAGCCACCGACTGGCCACTCCGGAAGGCTGGGCAATAAAGTTGCTCCCCAGCTGGTGAGCGCCGGAACCGCCGCATCGACCAATTCACCGGCAATCCGATCTTGGGGGAAGATCCATGACCAGAGAACCGGCTTTTCTCGCCCTCGGCGCCCTTGTCGTGCACGGTCCGCACGGTGAGGTGAAGCTCAGCGGAAACCGTCAGCGCATTTTGTTGACCATGCTGTTACTGGAGGGCAACCGGGTGGTGGCCGTCGACCGGCTGATCCGTGCGATCTGGGGCGATTCGCCACCCGCGACGGCCCGAAGTCAGATCCGCATCTGCGTGTCCTCGCTGCGCCGCCAGTTCGCGGCCGGCGACGTCCCCGCGACCATCGAGACCCACAAGACCGGCTACCGGCTGCGCGCCCCGGAGGCGGCCATCGACCTGCACCGCTTCGGACAGCTCATATCCCGCGCCAGAGGCGGGGCGGCGAACCGTCCCGACCTGGAACTGGCGTCGCTCTACCGAGAGGCCCTCGCCCTGTGGCGGGGGCCTCTCGGCGAAGGGCTCGGCAGTCCGCTCCTGGACACCGTCGCCCTGAAGTACCACGAGGACTACCACTCCGCCCTGGAGGACTGCTACGAGCTGGAGCTCCGGCTCGGCTACCACCGCAGGGTCCTCGGCGAACTCACCCACCACGTCTCCGAGCACCCGTTCCGCGAGACGCTCATCGCGCAGTTGATGATCGCCCTCTACCGCTCGGGTCGGACGGCGGACGCCCTCGCGCTGTTCCGCGACACCCACCGCCGTTTCCGCGACGAGCTCGGCATCGTGCCCGGCGAACGGCTCCAGTCGATCGAGAGCCTGATCCTCGGCGCCACCGACCACGCCCACCAGCACGCCGACCGGCAGCCGTACACCGACCAGACCCTGCTCTTCGGACAGCCGGCCGCCGCCGCGCCCACCCGCCACTGACCGGTCTTCCCCCTCAGCTGAGGGGGGAGGCCGGGGCGGAGTCCCTCCTGTGCAGGGGATGGAGCGCCCCGCGCCGTACGGAAAGACTCGGGGGCGTTCCCAGGCACGGCACTCACGGGCCGTAGCGCCGCACGCAGAAGAGAGGGGCCGTCCATGGCTCGCCAGCCTCAGTACTCCGTCATCCCGGACAGTGCCGTGGACCGGCTCGTCTCCGGTGTGAAGGGCGAGGTCTTCCTTCCGGACGACCCCGGGTACGAGGCCGAGCTCGACGGATTCAACCGGATCGGCCGGCACCGCCCGGCGATCGTGGTGGGCGCGGTCACCGCCGAGGACGTCGCCGCCGCCGTCCGCCTCGCCGGCGAACTCGGGCTGCCCGTCGGCGTCCAGGCCACCGGCCACGGCATCGCCGCCCCGGCCGAGCACGCCGTCCTGGTCACCACGCACCGGATGAACGCGGTCGCCGTCGACCCGATCGCCCGGATCGCCCGGGTCGAGGCCGGCGCCCAGTGGCACCAGGTCATCGCCACTGCCGCCTACCACGGCCTGGCGCCCCTCAACGGCTCCTCGCACCTGGTCGGTGTCGTCGGCTACACCCTCGGCGGCGGTCTCGGACCGCTCGGCCGGCTGTACGGCTACGCGGCCGACCACGTCACGCGCGTCCACCTCGTCACCGCCGACGGGGAACACCTCACCGTCACCCCCGACTCCCACCCCGACCTCTTCTGGGCGCTGCGCGGCGGCAAGGGGAACTTCGGCATCGTCACCGCCCTGGAGTTCCGCGTGATGCCGGTCGCCCGGCTGTACGGCGGCGGGCTCTACTTCCCCGGCGCCGAGGCCCCGGCCGTGCTCGACGCCTGGCGGGAATGGACCGCGACCGTGCCCGAGACCCTGACCTCCTCCGTGGCCCTGCTCCGGCTGCCCGGCCTGCACCAGGTGCCCGGCCACCCGGCCGGCGAGCTCGCCGTCCACATCCGGATCGCGTTCACCGGCGACGAGGAGGAGGGCGCACGGCACCTGCGTCCGCTGCGGGAGGCGGGCACGCTGCTCGCCGACACGGTCGCCGAGATGCCGTACAGCGACGTCGCCGAGATCCACCAGGACCCGACCGAGCCGCTGCCGTACCACGAACGCAACACGGTGCTGCGGGAGTTCGACGCTGACGCCCTGGCCGAGCTGCTCGCCGCCGCGGGTCCCGGCACGGCCTGCACCGACCCGATGGTGGAGCTCCGGCACCTGGGCGGGGCGCTGTCGCGGCAGCCGTCCGTGCCGGGGGCGGTCGGCCGGGACGGGGCGTTCACCCTGTCCACGCTGTCGCTGCCGGGCTCGCCCGACGTCGTCCTGGGGCGGCTCGCCCGCTGGTCCACCGGCCGCCGCTACCTCAACTTCCTGGCGGGCGCGGACACCGCGGACCTGGCCGCCGACTGCTTCGACGAGGAGACCCTCGCGCGGCTGCTGCGGGTGAAGCGGCACTACGACCCGCACAACGTGTTCCGCCTCGGGCACGCGCTGGTTCCCGACGCCCACTGACCCGAGCCGGGCGCACTACCCGCCCGCCGTCCCGCGCGCCCGCCCCGGGCGGACCGCGCCCCGCCCCCGACCCGACCACCCGGAACACCCGGAACACCCGGAACCACCTCCGACCTCCCGGGCCTGCCCGGAGCCGCCCGATCTGCCCAGGGCGCTCCCGACGGCTGTCCGGGACCGCCGGCCGGGCCGGGCCCGCATCCCCCGAACGGGCCCGGCCCGGCCCCTCCCCGCAGGGCACCGGACGCCGACCACGCCGCACAGCCAAGGCCGAACGCCGCCACGCCGACCGACCCGACCACGCCGACCGACCCGACCACGCCCACCACGCCGACCGATCCGACCACCGACCACGCCACCCCGCTCGCCTCCGTAGGAGGAGCCCCATGACCACCGACCAGGCCCTGTCCACCGCCCCCGGACAGCCGGCTGCCGTCCTCAGCGCCCGCTCCGCCGGACTCCGCTACGGCGCCCTCTTCGGGCCCGCCGTCTTCGGCGTCACCGCCGCCGGCGTCGCCCTGCCCGACGTCGCCAAGGCCCTCGGCGCCACCCCCGCCACCGCCGCCTGGGTGCTCACCGCCCACGCCCTCGCCCTCGGCGTCGGCACCGCCCTGTTCGGCCGGCTCGCCGACTCCCGGGGGGTGCGCACCTCGCTGCTCGTCGGCTCGATCGTGCTCGCCGTCGGCACCGTCGTCTGTCTGCTCGCCCCGAACATCGGCGTCCTCGTCGCCGGCCGCTTCGTGCTCGCCACCGGATCCGGCGCCATGACCTCCGGCGCCCTGGCGCTGTCGGCGGCCGCGCCACCGGCCGACCGGCCCAAGGTGCTCGGCGGATTCGGCGCCACCATGGCCGTGTTCTCCGCGAGCGCCACCCTCGCCGGCGGCGTCTTCACCCAGTGGATGACCTGGCGGATCGCGCTCGTCCTGCCCGCCCTGTCGCTGCTCGCCGTGCCCCTGTGCCTGCGCGCCGCCGCGGCCCGGGCCGGCAGCGGCCGCAAGCTCGACCTGCCCGGGGCCGTCCTGCTGACCGTCGCCGCCATGTCGTTCCTGCTGCTCATCCAGTCGTACGCGCTCGGCCTGTCCGCCGGTGTCGTCATCGCCCTCGCCGCCGCGCTCGTGGTGTCCCTGGGCGGTCTGATCCAGCGGGTGCGCGCCACCGAGGGCGCGTTCGTGCCGCGCCGGCTCGTCGCCGACCGGGTGTTCCTGCGCGCCTCGCTCACCGGCGTCGGCGCCTACGCGGGCCTGTTCGCCGCCATGTACCTGGTGCCGCAGATCCTCGTCGGCGGCCACGGCTGGAGCGTCCTGGCCGTCGGCGCCTGGCTGCTGCCGGGCGCGGTCGTCGGCGCCGTCCTGTCCCGGTTCGCCGGCAAATTCGCGGGCGGCAGCGCCGGGTCGGTGATGCTCAGCGTCATCGCCCTCGCCATGGCGGCCGTCCTCGCCCTGTCGGCGGCGGTCACCAACCCCACGCCGCTCCTGATCGGCGCCTCGCTCGGCTTCGCCGCGTTCGCCGTCACCCAGGTCATCACCACCGCCCTGATGTCCGCCCATGTCGAACCCGCCCTGCGCGGCGGCGCGATGGGCCTGCTCAACCTCACCTTCTTCGTCGGCGGCGGCGTCGGCAGCGCGACCGCCGGCGCGCTCGTCAAGTCGATGTCCATGACCGGGGTGCTCGCCGTCGTCGCGGTCTTCCCGCTGCTCGCGGCCGTCACCGCGCTCACCCTGCGCTCCACGGGCGGCCCCAAGAACTGACCCGGCGGGCCGGGCAACGCCCCCGACCCGGCCCGCCGGGTCACCCCGGACCCACGAAACAACACCAATACAGCCGCGATAGGCGCCGACCGAAGGATGAACACCGTCGGCGCCTCTTCGCGTTGAAGGAGACCAGTACTCGCCATGACCGACACGGAATTCGACCTTCACATACGGAAGTCGATGGCCTGGCACTTCGGTGCGGACACCGGCTCCCCCTTCTGGCTCGCCAAGCGCGACAGCCTCGGCTTCGACCCCCTCACCGACATCGGCGGACTCGCCGACCTCACCCGTTTCCCCGACGTCAGCGCCGAACTGCGCACCGTGCCCGTCGGTGACCTCATCCCGCGGGGCCTGAAGGACCGGGTCTTCCGGGTGTACGACTCCGGCGGCACCACCGGCTCCCCCAAGCGGATCGTCGACAGCGCCGCCCGCGCCGAACTCCTCGTCTGGGCCCGCGAGCGGCTCCTCGAGAGCGGAGTGCCGGCCCGGGGCGACTGGCTCCACCTCGGCCCCAGCGGCCCGCACGTCATCGGCTACGACGTGTCCCGCTACGCCGCCCTGTCCGGCGCGCTCTTCCACACCGTGGACCTCGACCCGCGCTGGGTGAAACGTCTCCTCGCCGACGGCCGCGAGGACGAGGCCGACGCCTACGTCCAGCACCTGCTGGACCAGGCCGAGACCATCCTCACCACCCAGAAGGCCGCCGTCCTCAGCTCCACCCCGCCGCTCCTCGAGGCCATCTGCGCCCGCCCCCGCCTCTACGAGCTGGTGCGCTCCCAGGTCGAGGCGGTCATCTGGGCCGGCACCTCCATCAGCGCCGAGAACCTGCGCATGCTGGACCAGGAGTTCTTCCCGGACGCCGCCGTCGTCGGCGTCTACGGCAACAGCCTCATGGGCGTCGCCCCGCAGCGCCCGGCCGTCCCCGGCGACAGCCACCCCTGCGTCTTCGAGCCGTACCCGGCCACCACCCGACTCGAACTCGTCGACGACGAGGGCCGGCCGGTGGCGTACGGGGAGCGCGGCCGGGTCCGGCTGCACCTGGTCGCCGAGGAGATGTTCCTGCCCAACATCCTGGAGCGGGACAGCGCGATACGGATCGCCCCGCGCCCCGGCTCGCCCGTGGACGGCCTCGCCGACGTCCAGACCTACCGGGCCATCGACGACGTCCGCGTCATCGAGGGGGTCTACTGATGGCCGGCGACCGTCTGGTCACCGTCGACCCGCTGGTCTGCGGCCGCACCGTCACCAGCTCCGACCGCACCCGGCTGCCCGACGTCCGCGGCGGCGACCTCGCCGACGTCGGCACCGCCCCCCGGCTCATGGCGCTGGCGGCGCTGCGCGAGCTGCGCGCCCACGCCGACGGCCGCCCGGTGGGCCAGGACGTCGTCGACAAGGCGGCGGAGCTCTTCGAGCACGCCGTCCTGGAGGGCGAGTCGCCCGAGGAGTACGCGGCCCGCGTCTCGTACGCCACCGGGCTCACCGCCGCCGCCG
It encodes:
- a CDS encoding PAS domain-containing protein, translating into MSGSASDTADTARVPGVPGADLLAALLDGMDAALCALDASGTVTHWNREAERILGWSAREAVGRRGFDGWAARSADAEEILERLLRAMTAPGRRVHEFALLRKDGGRVLVRTQTAGVRGADGQPAGVYCAFSEVHVQIDLERSLGLSEALLADAAWGVVVVDVDLRPAVVNGYAARALGASRGSLLGRPLGELVTQGVEELEGALRHVLAAGSPPAPADVWVTLRDARGERRRCWRCGFVRLASPLAEGPEPVPLGVGWLFQDVTEARLAEQGADRLRFRWSQLHRASVAAAECEDPLRAAAVLLDFALAGFADHVLVDRTAPGDRLVRALASPGGAPGPVAPVAAGGIPLRYAPTHPALQALARLGPTRTSAAPHTARWAADRLWPADTAHALCVPLRTRARTVGIATFLRSASRPAFEREDAEYAETVAGRVAAALEGAAE
- a CDS encoding helix-turn-helix transcriptional regulator is translated as MTSDRVSRIEIGRAELLARAAKSGDALGMFAEVSHHVRRLIPYDAAVWRVTDPETGMMAAPIRAENLDEHGCAVYWETELFTENVNLFRDLAQARVPVAGLREATGDLPARSSLYHSFMKPRGLRDELRAVLRVGGRPHGHISLFRAQGRPAFGAAETRLIEGLVTPLARRLRSFAGTAPQPLPDGRHGPGLLLFDASGALLSANDDARAHLADLPEGPAVTTAGLRVPAWVQATALKARAISQDRDRGHARVRVRTRSGHWLVCHASCLREADGGLGPSAVVIEPAKTSEIVPLIVDAFELTDRETEVTQCIARGLPTGKIAEQLHLSPHTVRDYIKGIFEKVGVSSRGELVGRLFTEYYAPFAERGIVRVHD
- a CDS encoding NAD(P)-binding domain-containing protein — encoded protein: MRVGIIGAGAMGRAMARRAALAGAVVLLADRGAGHAAGRAHRVAREAVAGTPGVVEAVTPRAALRPGLVILALDRADSLEFLRRHRRTLTGKVLVEVTVPRAEPRGTQMRELMAAVPGARWVRACAAGDAESIYRGLIDGHPVDVFVAADDDPAKIRVIELVDRSGLRALDAGRLDRAGVLDELTSLGREISHRLATPEGWAIKLLPSW
- a CDS encoding AfsR/SARP family transcriptional regulator, translated to MLLLEGNRVVAVDRLIRAIWGDSPPATARSQIRICVSSLRRQFAAGDVPATIETHKTGYRLRAPEAAIDLHRFGQLISRARGGAANRPDLELASLYREALALWRGPLGEGLGSPLLDTVALKYHEDYHSALEDCYELELRLGYHRRVLGELTHHVSEHPFRETLIAQLMIALYRSGRTADALALFRDTHRRFRDELGIVPGERLQSIESLILGATDHAHQHADRQPYTDQTLLFGQPAAAAPTRH
- a CDS encoding FAD-binding oxidoreductase, translated to MARQPQYSVIPDSAVDRLVSGVKGEVFLPDDPGYEAELDGFNRIGRHRPAIVVGAVTAEDVAAAVRLAGELGLPVGVQATGHGIAAPAEHAVLVTTHRMNAVAVDPIARIARVEAGAQWHQVIATAAYHGLAPLNGSSHLVGVVGYTLGGGLGPLGRLYGYAADHVTRVHLVTADGEHLTVTPDSHPDLFWALRGGKGNFGIVTALEFRVMPVARLYGGGLYFPGAEAPAVLDAWREWTATVPETLTSSVALLRLPGLHQVPGHPAGELAVHIRIAFTGDEEEGARHLRPLREAGTLLADTVAEMPYSDVAEIHQDPTEPLPYHERNTVLREFDADALAELLAAAGPGTACTDPMVELRHLGGALSRQPSVPGAVGRDGAFTLSTLSLPGSPDVVLGRLARWSTGRRYLNFLAGADTADLAADCFDEETLARLLRVKRHYDPHNVFRLGHALVPDAH
- a CDS encoding MFS transporter, which codes for MTTDQALSTAPGQPAAVLSARSAGLRYGALFGPAVFGVTAAGVALPDVAKALGATPATAAWVLTAHALALGVGTALFGRLADSRGVRTSLLVGSIVLAVGTVVCLLAPNIGVLVAGRFVLATGSGAMTSGALALSAAAPPADRPKVLGGFGATMAVFSASATLAGGVFTQWMTWRIALVLPALSLLAVPLCLRAAAARAGSGRKLDLPGAVLLTVAAMSFLLLIQSYALGLSAGVVIALAAALVVSLGGLIQRVRATEGAFVPRRLVADRVFLRASLTGVGAYAGLFAAMYLVPQILVGGHGWSVLAVGAWLLPGAVVGAVLSRFAGKFAGGSAGSVMLSVIALAMAAVLALSAAVTNPTPLLIGASLGFAAFAVTQVITTALMSAHVEPALRGGAMGLLNLTFFVGGGVGSATAGALVKSMSMTGVLAVVAVFPLLAAVTALTLRSTGGPKN
- a CDS encoding phenazine biosynthesis protein, which produces MTDTEFDLHIRKSMAWHFGADTGSPFWLAKRDSLGFDPLTDIGGLADLTRFPDVSAELRTVPVGDLIPRGLKDRVFRVYDSGGTTGSPKRIVDSAARAELLVWARERLLESGVPARGDWLHLGPSGPHVIGYDVSRYAALSGALFHTVDLDPRWVKRLLADGREDEADAYVQHLLDQAETILTTQKAAVLSSTPPLLEAICARPRLYELVRSQVEAVIWAGTSISAENLRMLDQEFFPDAAVVGVYGNSLMGVAPQRPAVPGDSHPCVFEPYPATTRLELVDDEGRPVAYGERGRVRLHLVAEEMFLPNILERDSAIRIAPRPGSPVDGLADVQTYRAIDDVRVIEGVY